In the Haloferula helveola genome, one interval contains:
- a CDS encoding ligase-associated DNA damage response DEXH box helicase produces the protein MPVRSVPSLPLSDPLAKWFGDARGEPMEFQTECWNAYRSGKSGLLHAPTGFGKTLAAWLGPLDEALSAHPSEKPAPCSVLWITPLRALASDTLKSLREPIEAIDLPWDVEARTGDTSSYRRAKLRERLPFCLVTTPESLSLMLTHSDFRDKLRHLRAVVVDEWHELLGTKRGIQTELCLARLRRWFPQLRIWGLSATLGNLDEARDSLLGPSHRKAVTLSAKLEKPLEIETLIPDEIESFPWSGHLGTKMVDAVAKRIRNAGSTLLFTNTRSQTEIWFQEIGEAMPDLRERIAMHHGSLARKERAAVEAGLKGGTLRCVVCTSSLDLGVDFAPVDQVIQVGSPKGIARLAQRAGRSGHRPGETSRIVGVPSHAFELLEFAAARDAWHARQIESRPLLRKPLDVLVQHTLTCVLGEPDRPEALLEEFRDTLAYRDLDASEWEWLIGFITEGGSALKAYPQYRKARLVKGVLRFDDKRAAQLHRLNIGTITSDSAITVKFASGRTLGTIEESFITKLRPGQAFIFGGRQLELIRFHKLTATVRVSTTKHRGQVPIWNGGKMPLSTELASAVARRLHEPCAPAAEHDAVTPILNIQQRWSSLPGTRELVVEFTRTKEGEHLFIYPFAGRLVHEGLAALAAFRISREIGESIDVTQNDYGFSLIARHGLSLDESMLRAALDPAELTDDLLKSMNTAEMARRQFREVARVAGLLIPDLPGKRRPTRDLQVSSSLLFEVFSNYDPDNLLLEQSRREILHRQLEWTRLKRTLDDIAERPLKLVETERLTPMAFPLWADRLSAHMPAGDVATRLEAMLARLTDEARGSG, from the coding sequence GTGCCCGTCCGATCCGTTCCTTCCCTCCCGCTCAGTGACCCGCTCGCCAAGTGGTTCGGCGACGCACGAGGCGAGCCCATGGAATTCCAGACCGAGTGCTGGAACGCCTACCGCTCGGGCAAGTCCGGCCTGCTCCACGCGCCGACAGGCTTCGGCAAGACTCTCGCCGCATGGCTCGGCCCGCTCGACGAAGCGCTCTCGGCGCACCCTTCGGAAAAACCGGCCCCCTGCTCCGTGCTGTGGATCACGCCGTTGCGCGCGCTGGCGTCCGACACGCTCAAGTCCCTCCGCGAACCTATCGAGGCGATCGACCTTCCGTGGGACGTCGAGGCCCGGACCGGCGACACTTCGTCCTACCGCCGGGCCAAGCTCCGCGAGCGGCTGCCGTTCTGCCTGGTCACCACTCCCGAGAGCCTCTCGCTGATGCTCACCCACTCCGATTTCCGCGACAAATTGCGGCATCTCCGGGCGGTGGTGGTCGACGAGTGGCACGAACTGCTCGGCACCAAACGCGGCATCCAGACCGAACTCTGCCTCGCCCGCCTGCGCCGGTGGTTTCCGCAACTCCGGATCTGGGGACTGTCCGCGACGCTGGGCAATCTCGACGAAGCCCGCGACTCGCTGCTCGGGCCGTCCCACCGCAAAGCCGTGACCCTCTCGGCGAAGCTTGAGAAGCCGCTCGAGATCGAAACGCTGATCCCGGACGAGATCGAAAGCTTTCCGTGGTCGGGACACCTCGGTACCAAGATGGTCGATGCGGTCGCCAAGCGCATCAGGAATGCGGGATCGACCCTGCTCTTCACCAACACGCGCTCGCAGACGGAGATCTGGTTTCAGGAAATCGGCGAAGCGATGCCCGACCTGCGTGAGCGGATCGCAATGCATCACGGATCTCTTGCCCGCAAGGAGCGCGCCGCGGTCGAGGCCGGTCTCAAGGGCGGCACGCTGCGCTGTGTCGTGTGCACTTCGTCGCTCGACCTCGGTGTCGACTTCGCGCCGGTCGACCAGGTGATCCAGGTCGGCAGCCCGAAGGGCATCGCGCGACTCGCCCAACGCGCCGGCCGGTCGGGTCACCGTCCGGGAGAAACCAGCAGGATCGTCGGTGTCCCGAGCCACGCCTTCGAGTTGTTGGAATTCGCCGCGGCGCGGGATGCGTGGCACGCGCGACAGATCGAGTCACGCCCGCTGCTCCGCAAGCCACTCGACGTCCTCGTCCAACACACACTGACCTGCGTGCTCGGCGAACCGGACCGGCCCGAAGCCTTGCTGGAGGAATTCCGCGATACCCTCGCCTACCGGGATCTCGACGCAAGCGAGTGGGAGTGGCTCATCGGCTTCATCACCGAGGGCGGCAGCGCGCTGAAGGCTTATCCGCAGTACCGCAAGGCACGACTTGTGAAGGGTGTCCTGCGCTTCGACGACAAGCGGGCCGCCCAACTCCACCGGCTGAACATCGGCACCATCACCAGCGACTCGGCGATCACGGTGAAGTTCGCCAGCGGCAGAACCCTCGGAACGATCGAGGAAAGCTTCATCACCAAACTGAGGCCGGGGCAGGCGTTCATCTTCGGCGGGCGACAGCTCGAGCTCATCCGCTTTCACAAACTCACGGCAACCGTCCGGGTCTCGACCACGAAACACCGCGGCCAGGTCCCGATCTGGAACGGTGGCAAGATGCCGTTGTCCACCGAACTCGCGTCCGCCGTCGCAAGGCGTCTCCACGAACCCTGCGCTCCAGCCGCCGAGCACGACGCGGTCACGCCGATCCTGAACATCCAGCAGCGTTGGTCCTCGCTCCCGGGAACGCGCGAATTGGTCGTCGAGTTCACCCGCACCAAGGAAGGCGAACATCTGTTCATCTATCCCTTCGCGGGCCGCTTGGTTCATGAGGGCCTCGCCGCACTCGCCGCGTTCCGGATCTCACGCGAGATCGGCGAATCGATCGATGTCACCCAGAACGACTACGGCTTTTCGCTGATCGCACGACACGGGCTCTCGCTCGATGAGTCGATGCTGCGAGCCGCCCTCGATCCGGCGGAGCTGACCGACGACCTGCTCAAGAGCATGAACACCGCCGAGATGGCGCGACGACAATTCCGCGAGGTGGCGCGCGTCGCCGGACTGCTGATCCCCGACCTGCCCGGCAAGCGACGTCCGACCCGCGACCTGCAGGTTTCCTCGTCGCTTCTGTTCGAAGTCTTTTCCAATTACGATCCGGACAACCTCCTGCTCGAGCAATCGCGCCGCGAGATCCTCCACCGGCAGCTTGAGTGGACCCGGCTGAAGAGGACGCTCGACGATATTGCCGAACGTCCGCTGAAGCTAGTCGAGACCGAACGCCTCACCCCGATGGCCTTCCCCCTGTGGGCCGACCGCCTGTCAGCCCACATGCCGGCCGGCGATGTCGCCACCCGGCTCGAGGCGATGCTCGCGCGCCTCACCGACGAGGCGCGCGGGTCGGGCTAG
- the fdhD gene encoding formate dehydrogenase accessory sulfurtransferase FdhD: MDRGFSARSAEGKIKEERVAVEEPLQITLDGHPVAVVMRTPGHDADLVRGFLVTEGIVASPAVVRKIEHRDNHALVFLDDEADFDPASLRRNLFSASSCGICGKASIEGVFSHFEPLREIAPFSNSSLLGAPEKLRAAQPTFDVTGGLHAAALFDRAGQMLALREDVGRHNAVDKVIGHALAGELPMEDGFLMVSGRVSFEILQKALGARIPLVAAISAPSSLAIEFAGRSGQTLVAFLRPPKFNVYAGEVMWER, encoded by the coding sequence ATGGACCGCGGTTTCTCCGCGCGCTCGGCCGAAGGGAAGATCAAGGAGGAGCGGGTCGCGGTCGAGGAACCGCTGCAGATCACGCTCGACGGGCATCCGGTTGCGGTGGTGATGCGGACGCCGGGTCACGATGCCGATCTGGTGCGGGGTTTCCTTGTGACCGAGGGCATCGTTGCTTCGCCCGCTGTGGTCCGGAAGATCGAACATCGGGACAACCACGCGTTGGTCTTTCTCGACGACGAGGCCGATTTCGATCCTGCGAGCCTGCGGCGAAATCTCTTCAGCGCGTCGTCTTGCGGGATCTGTGGAAAGGCCAGCATCGAAGGAGTGTTCAGTCACTTTGAGCCGCTTCGGGAGATTGCTCCGTTTTCAAACTCATCCTTGCTCGGCGCTCCGGAAAAACTCCGGGCGGCGCAGCCGACCTTTGACGTGACCGGAGGGCTGCATGCAGCCGCTCTCTTCGACCGGGCGGGACAGATGCTGGCCCTGCGTGAGGATGTCGGGCGACACAACGCGGTCGACAAGGTGATCGGTCATGCGCTCGCCGGTGAACTTCCGATGGAGGACGGCTTCCTGATGGTGTCCGGGCGGGTTTCGTTCGAGATCCTGCAAAAGGCGCTTGGGGCAAGGATTCCGCTGGTGGCGGCGATCTCGGCGCCGTCATCGCTGGCGATCGAGTTCGCGGGCAGGTCCGGCCAGACGCTCGTCGCTTTTCTGAGGCCTCCGAAGTTCAATGTGTATGCGGGGGAGGTGATGTGGGAAAGGTAG
- a CDS encoding FdhF/YdeP family oxidoreductase, with product MSDESPEVSDPKTWAAGMPAVASSLKHVIGRDGVARGTKALLDLNQIGGFDCPSCAWPDPDDERSVAEFCENGAKAVASEAMRATIGQEFFAQHSVDDLMSRDDAWHDRQGRLAEPMLLREGANHYEPVSWDEAFAILAEELNGLASPDEAVFYTSGRASNEAAFLYQLLARAFGTNNLPDCSNMCHESSGAALNAAIGVGKGTVSLDDFAQADVILCAGQNPGTNHPRMLTTLEEAVQRGAKLIAINPLKEAGLTGFAHPQKLSGLLGKATPLASTYLQVRINGDMALFRGIAKYLEADETFVAEHTAGYDDYRKTVESTPWERIEELSGISRDAIRELAELMASGERKVITCWAMGLTQHRNAVATIREIVNVHLMLGAIGRPGAGLCPVRGHSNVQGDRTVGIWEKMPEKFLAALDLQAGITSPRKHGVDTVGSILAMHGGEAKVFVGLGGNFAQATPDTSFTAEALRRCRLTCHISTKLNRSHLIHGQRALILPCLGRSEDDGGRFVTCENSMGVVQASQGRLTPASPDLLSEPEIVARIAEATVGDTGNVRWRWLAEDYDRIREWIEAVVPGFERYNERVREPGGFYLPNAAKERVWNTESGKAEFSSAELDAFSARNGRMILQTLRSHDQFNTTVYGNHDRYRGIANGRRIVFANPDDLKERSIRPLDEVIITSYWNDRSRSVHGFRAVPYEMPRGMAAAYFPEANELIPVGSVAEGSNTPTSKSVEVTIEGS from the coding sequence ATGAGCGACGAGTCGCCCGAAGTCAGCGATCCGAAAACCTGGGCGGCAGGCATGCCGGCGGTGGCGTCATCACTCAAGCATGTTATCGGCCGCGACGGTGTCGCACGCGGTACCAAGGCACTGCTCGATCTCAACCAGATCGGCGGCTTCGATTGTCCCAGCTGCGCGTGGCCGGATCCCGATGACGAGCGATCCGTCGCCGAGTTCTGCGAAAACGGAGCCAAGGCGGTCGCCTCCGAAGCGATGCGGGCCACCATCGGACAGGAGTTTTTCGCCCAACACTCGGTCGATGACCTGATGTCGCGCGACGACGCCTGGCACGACCGCCAAGGCCGGCTCGCGGAACCCATGCTACTGCGCGAGGGTGCGAACCACTACGAGCCCGTTTCGTGGGATGAAGCGTTCGCCATCCTTGCCGAGGAACTGAACGGGCTCGCCTCGCCGGATGAGGCGGTTTTCTACACCTCCGGCCGCGCCAGCAACGAGGCGGCCTTCCTTTACCAACTCCTCGCCCGCGCTTTCGGCACCAACAACCTGCCGGACTGCTCGAACATGTGCCACGAGTCGAGCGGGGCCGCCCTCAACGCCGCGATCGGTGTCGGCAAAGGCACGGTGAGCCTCGATGACTTCGCGCAAGCCGACGTCATCCTCTGCGCCGGCCAGAATCCCGGGACCAACCACCCGCGGATGCTCACGACGCTGGAAGAGGCCGTGCAGCGCGGGGCCAAACTGATCGCCATCAACCCTCTCAAGGAGGCCGGGCTCACCGGCTTTGCCCACCCGCAGAAGCTTTCCGGACTGCTCGGAAAAGCCACGCCACTGGCATCGACCTACCTGCAGGTCCGGATCAATGGCGACATGGCGCTGTTCCGGGGCATCGCCAAGTACCTTGAAGCCGACGAGACGTTCGTCGCCGAACACACGGCCGGCTACGATGATTACCGTAAAACGGTCGAGTCGACGCCGTGGGAGCGGATCGAGGAACTCTCCGGCATTTCGCGCGACGCGATCCGCGAACTGGCCGAGCTGATGGCATCCGGCGAGAGGAAGGTCATCACCTGCTGGGCGATGGGTCTGACCCAGCACCGCAACGCGGTCGCGACGATTCGCGAAATCGTCAACGTCCACCTCATGCTCGGCGCGATCGGCCGCCCCGGAGCCGGACTCTGCCCGGTGCGCGGTCACAGCAATGTGCAGGGCGACCGGACCGTCGGCATCTGGGAGAAGATGCCCGAGAAGTTCCTCGCCGCCCTCGACCTGCAAGCGGGAATCACCTCACCAAGGAAACACGGGGTCGACACCGTCGGCTCGATCCTCGCGATGCACGGTGGCGAAGCCAAGGTGTTCGTCGGACTCGGCGGCAACTTCGCCCAGGCCACACCGGACACCTCCTTCACCGCCGAGGCCCTGCGGCGCTGCCGCTTGACCTGCCACATCTCGACCAAGCTCAACCGCAGCCACCTGATTCACGGCCAACGCGCTTTGATCCTCCCCTGCCTCGGCCGCAGCGAGGACGACGGCGGCCGGTTCGTCACCTGCGAGAACTCGATGGGCGTGGTGCAGGCATCACAGGGACGGCTGACACCGGCATCGCCGGACTTGCTCTCGGAGCCGGAAATTGTCGCCCGGATCGCCGAGGCCACGGTCGGCGATACCGGCAACGTCCGCTGGCGCTGGCTGGCTGAGGATTATGACCGGATCCGGGAGTGGATCGAGGCGGTCGTACCGGGATTCGAGCGATACAACGAGCGGGTCCGCGAGCCCGGCGGTTTCTACCTGCCGAATGCGGCCAAGGAGCGGGTCTGGAACACGGAGTCCGGAAAGGCGGAGTTCTCTTCCGCGGAGCTGGATGCGTTTTCGGCACGGAACGGCCGGATGATCCTCCAGACGCTGCGCAGCCACGACCAGTTCAACACGACCGTCTATGGCAACCACGACCGCTACCGCGGCATCGCCAACGGTCGGCGGATTGTTTTCGCCAACCCGGACGATCTGAAGGAGCGCAGTATCCGTCCGCTCGATGAAGTCATAATCACGAGCTACTGGAATGACCGTAGCCGGAGCGTGCACGGTTTCCGCGCGGTGCCCTACGAAATGCCCCGGGGCATGGCCGCGGCCTACTTCCCCGAGGCGAACGAACTGATCCCGGTCGGAAGCGTGGCGGAGGGAAGCAACACGCCGACCAGCAAGAGCGTCGAGGTGACGATCGAGGGATCCTGA
- a CDS encoding PDZ domain-containing protein, giving the protein MKHQSIQTLIGAAAAACAILPAAAQDRERPQVREIEIIEGRDVNPEEMMKRIRERMAESGVAMGDLTPEQRERIQNALRRAGGENPWRNAPRAEGPKTDNPWRIGVMAEPVGELLRTHLDLPKEAGLIVTRVIDGSPAAKAGLESNDILIAAGDRKIANLDVLREAVAASGKSGRPLKLSVIKKGKRQQVSIEPDGPKPEPKKADQPKRDMPMARPGAEMFERQNRRFEEIGEQLRRMAEQIEKQQRQINELNERLAQKKREEAPRQERERERR; this is encoded by the coding sequence ATGAAACACCAATCCATCCAAACCCTCATCGGCGCCGCCGCCGCGGCTTGCGCCATTCTGCCCGCCGCCGCCCAGGACCGCGAGCGCCCTCAGGTCCGGGAAATCGAAATCATCGAAGGCCGGGACGTGAACCCGGAAGAGATGATGAAGCGCATCCGCGAACGGATGGCGGAGTCCGGCGTCGCCATGGGCGACCTGACACCGGAACAACGCGAGCGCATCCAGAACGCGCTGCGACGTGCCGGCGGCGAGAACCCGTGGCGAAACGCTCCGCGCGCGGAAGGCCCGAAGACCGACAACCCGTGGCGCATCGGTGTGATGGCGGAACCGGTAGGCGAACTCCTCCGCACCCATCTCGACCTGCCGAAGGAAGCCGGCTTGATCGTCACCCGAGTGATCGACGGCAGTCCGGCCGCCAAGGCCGGCCTTGAATCGAATGACATCCTGATCGCTGCCGGCGATCGCAAGATTGCGAACCTCGACGTGCTCCGCGAAGCGGTCGCCGCATCCGGGAAATCGGGTCGCCCGCTGAAGCTCTCCGTGATCAAGAAGGGCAAACGCCAACAGGTCAGCATCGAGCCCGACGGACCCAAGCCGGAGCCGAAAAAGGCGGATCAGCCGAAGCGTGACATGCCGATGGCGCGCCCCGGAGCCGAGATGTTCGAACGCCAGAACCGGCGTTTCGAGGAGATTGGCGAACAACTCCGGCGCATGGCCGAGCAGATCGAGAAGCAGCAGCGCCAGATCAACGAGCTGAACGAGCGCCTCGCCCAGAAGAAGCGGGAAGAAGCCCCGCGCCAAGAGCGTGAGCGCGAACGCCGCTGA